In Geopsychrobacter electrodiphilus DSM 16401, a single window of DNA contains:
- a CDS encoding TRAP transporter substrate-binding protein — MKRTFVLSNLLALLIVCLMASTLFAAGAKKDPLANWKTKFDYSKAEYTYILSNISHPVIEGVANGYNIRDSLWKKSNGRIYVDYRPLAQLGGEKDVISKLKIGAVQGMLASSVASANIAEKLGVVNLPYVVDTYDKLDQFRADPELWGPYSTSALSAGLMVVDIVNYGEYGWATTTPVRNLEDAKTVNFRIAEAPVNIDVYKAWGLKFTVMPWPDVPQALQTGVINGLDHTAIVCNITKKFTIAKYFTELNYAQGLFVHLVNKRWFDKLPADLQKIFLEVVAEESAKTRALTRVQHDTQIAKAKAAGVEFFQLSPADKTTLIKEAAPVYASWGKKIGPDYLAKVRSKLGDN, encoded by the coding sequence ATGAAGAGAACATTCGTTTTGTCCAATCTGCTTGCCCTGCTGATCGTCTGTTTGATGGCCAGCACGCTGTTCGCGGCTGGAGCGAAAAAAGATCCATTGGCCAACTGGAAGACAAAATTTGATTATTCGAAGGCCGAATATACCTATATTTTGTCGAATATTTCTCACCCGGTGATTGAAGGGGTTGCGAACGGTTACAACATTCGCGACTCATTGTGGAAAAAATCCAATGGCCGTATCTATGTCGACTACCGCCCGCTGGCCCAACTCGGTGGTGAGAAGGATGTTATCTCCAAACTGAAAATCGGTGCGGTTCAGGGGATGCTGGCTTCCTCAGTGGCTTCGGCCAACATTGCCGAGAAACTTGGCGTCGTCAACCTGCCTTATGTTGTCGATACCTATGATAAGCTCGACCAGTTTCGCGCTGACCCAGAACTCTGGGGGCCCTACAGCACCAGCGCTCTGTCGGCCGGGCTGATGGTGGTGGATATTGTCAATTATGGCGAGTACGGCTGGGCGACCACCACGCCGGTGCGTAACCTTGAGGATGCCAAAACGGTTAATTTCCGGATTGCCGAAGCACCGGTTAACATCGATGTTTATAAGGCCTGGGGCCTGAAATTTACCGTCATGCCCTGGCCGGACGTGCCGCAAGCCCTGCAGACTGGCGTTATCAACGGTCTCGACCATACGGCCATTGTCTGCAACATCACCAAAAAGTTTACCATCGCCAAATACTTTACCGAGTTGAACTACGCGCAGGGACTCTTTGTTCATCTGGTGAACAAGCGCTGGTTCGATAAACTGCCTGCCGACCTGCAAAAGATTTTCCTGGAAGTTGTCGCCGAGGAAAGCGCCAAGACCCGTGCCCTGACCCGTGTCCAGCATGATACCCAGATTGCCAAAGCCAAAGCGGCAGGGGTGGAATTTTTTCAACTCTCGCCAGCCGATAAGACAACCCTGATTAAGGAAGCGGCTCCAGTTTATGCCTCCTGGGGCAAGAAAATTGGCCCTGACTATCTGGCCAAAGTTCGCAGCAAGTTGGGCGATAATTAA
- a CDS encoding TRAP transporter small permease, with product MLKKTFETIDRVFGWIEDWSLLLSVIIALLVAMANVLLRKFTADFNLYWSDEVVRKTIYVSTYIGCVVAIRNRSMIRIDALPQMVPWLKKPLTVFSHLVVLLFSACMIYLGGMMTHMQYLDIYAKTSSLRIPEWIFYAVLPMMGVMMFVRTLMVLADDWKEGANS from the coding sequence ATGCTGAAAAAAACGTTTGAGACAATCGACCGAGTTTTCGGTTGGATCGAAGACTGGTCACTCCTGCTGTCGGTCATCATTGCGCTGCTGGTGGCCATGGCCAACGTATTGCTGCGCAAGTTCACCGCCGACTTCAACCTCTACTGGTCGGACGAAGTAGTACGCAAGACCATCTACGTCTCCACCTATATCGGCTGCGTTGTGGCGATCCGCAACCGTTCGATGATCCGCATTGATGCCCTGCCGCAAATGGTTCCCTGGTTAAAAAAACCGCTGACCGTGTTTTCCCATCTGGTCGTTCTGCTCTTCTCTGCCTGCATGATCTATCTGGGGGGAATGATGACCCATATGCAGTATCTGGATATCTACGCCAAAACATCCAGCCTGCGAATCCCCGAATGGATCTTTTATGCGGTGTTGCCGATGATGGGGGTGATGATGTTCGTACGCACCCTGATGGTGCTTGCCGACGACTGGAAGGAGGGGGCGAACAGCTGA
- a CDS encoding TRAP transporter large permease, translated as METSYLLILVLLLGLMGATVPVFMALFFTGTVGLVFLLGIDPQIVIEVLYRSMDKFALVVVLFFILCGNIMTTGSIVQKLIKTANCLVGFLPGGLAMAGILACGFFGAISGSTVATVVAIGGFMIPALIDNGYDEQFSVGIMTTAPNLGIIIPPSIAMILYSMVSNDPLEALFLTGFIPGILIMAAMSLYAYFYCKRRKYPTIPRPSFKEILAVLRESVWALCLPVLIFGGIYSGLFTANEAAVVACFYAFFVEMFVHKDLKLSDVRKIIVSSSVTSATLLSIVAGASVFGEYLTFEQIPNKIANAVVDQIHSPWVFLLAVNILLLIVGMFMDIISATLILTPIFLPMLGPFGINSMHFGLLMTINLGIGYCTPPLGVSLYISGAAVNRNLLYVSRAVMPTLLIQIAVLLVLTYWPDLVLFLPRLVYG; from the coding sequence ATGGAAACCTCTTACCTGCTTATTCTCGTATTACTCCTTGGCCTGATGGGAGCAACCGTCCCTGTTTTTATGGCCCTGTTTTTCACCGGCACCGTTGGCCTGGTTTTTTTACTCGGCATTGATCCGCAGATCGTGATCGAGGTGCTCTATCGCAGTATGGACAAGTTCGCCCTGGTGGTGGTGCTGTTCTTCATCCTCTGTGGCAATATCATGACCACCGGATCCATCGTCCAGAAACTGATCAAAACCGCCAACTGCCTGGTCGGGTTTTTACCCGGCGGACTGGCGATGGCGGGCATCCTGGCCTGCGGTTTCTTCGGTGCCATCTCAGGCTCGACGGTCGCCACCGTGGTCGCCATCGGCGGGTTCATGATCCCGGCGCTGATCGACAACGGCTACGATGAGCAATTCTCGGTTGGTATCATGACCACCGCGCCCAACCTGGGGATCATCATTCCGCCGTCGATTGCGATGATTTTGTACTCGATGGTCAGTAATGACCCGCTTGAGGCGTTGTTTCTCACTGGCTTCATCCCCGGCATCCTGATCATGGCAGCGATGAGCCTCTACGCCTACTTTTACTGCAAGCGTCGGAAGTACCCCACAATCCCGCGCCCCAGTTTTAAAGAGATTCTCGCTGTCCTGCGCGAGAGCGTCTGGGCGCTCTGCCTGCCGGTCTTGATTTTCGGTGGTATTTACTCGGGGCTGTTCACGGCCAACGAGGCAGCGGTGGTCGCCTGCTTCTATGCTTTTTTTGTTGAAATGTTCGTCCATAAAGACCTCAAACTGTCCGACGTGCGCAAGATCATCGTTTCTTCGTCGGTGACCTCGGCGACCCTGCTTTCGATTGTTGCCGGTGCCTCGGTCTTTGGTGAATACCTGACCTTCGAGCAGATTCCCAACAAGATCGCCAACGCCGTCGTCGATCAAATCCATTCCCCCTGGGTGTTTTTGCTGGCGGTCAATATTCTGCTGCTGATCGTTGGCATGTTTATGGATATTATCTCGGCCACCCTGATCCTGACCCCGATCTTTTTGCCGATGCTCGGACCTTTCGGCATCAACAGCATGCATTTCGGGCTGCTGATGACCATCAACCTGGGGATCGGGTACTGTACGCCACCGCTGGGGGTCAGCTTGTATATCTCCGGCGCGGCGGTCAACCGCAACCTGCTTTATGTCTCCCGAGCGGTGATGCCGACCCTGCTCATCCAGATCGCCGTTCTGTTAGTTTTGACCTATTGGCCAGATCTTGTCCTCTTCTTGCCGCGTCTGGTTTACGGCTGA
- a CDS encoding universal stress protein, with protein sequence MNARILIPVDDTETTEKAISGFLRNQTHFADSVILLHVLEDKLAYRMIPPEQIKMIQERSRQAAQQMLEHFSERFKAAGFHPELRIKSGDPIAVIRRIITEEEIFLLVMARHKAGEVSDVLFGSVTNALMHKVNCPMLLF encoded by the coding sequence ATGAATGCACGAATTCTGATTCCGGTCGATGACACTGAAACCACCGAAAAGGCGATCAGCGGTTTTCTTCGCAACCAAACACATTTTGCGGACAGTGTGATTCTGCTGCATGTGCTGGAGGACAAACTCGCGTACCGGATGATCCCGCCTGAGCAGATTAAGATGATTCAGGAACGCTCCCGACAGGCTGCGCAGCAGATGCTGGAGCACTTCAGTGAGCGCTTCAAGGCCGCCGGATTTCATCCCGAACTGCGCATCAAAAGTGGTGATCCCATCGCGGTCATCAGGCGGATTATCACCGAAGAGGAGATTTTTCTGCTGGTCATGGCGCGGCATAAGGCGGGCGAGGTCAGCGATGTGCTGTTCGGCTCGGTGACCAACGCCTTGATGCACAAGGTGAACTGCCCGATGTTGTTGTTTTAA
- a CDS encoding aldehyde ferredoxin oxidoreductase C-terminal domain-containing protein, with product MHIRQRVEQLLKRMHEQPQYPSQGAVLFVDLENRSFQRGYLPLTMVQNFLAGRGGNMVLLYNLLQEEKDALDPEVPLIFGAGVLTSHMPAATRGNVTSRSPESRAILDSNAGDYFPSYLKRQGYDHLVLYGRNPQWTLLKIEQERVLFLDASPYHGMDNIEFTAAIERDFVCHERKDLAMARISSAGENQVLCSGIMAGEKAIWGRGGGGAKMGSLHLKAILIQGKPPEFELSAAHKQQNRELGKKILSASVVQNALKKVGTPFLYKPSRVLGAMGTKNNQETTWFDSLDADNFDPYRPGMSGCYRCPVCCRANNDMLPGGKGGWGASALTGLNGNASYDKEQSALEHHKRRSYNGINHDGKFDKYDKGEGPEYIIVGKFGPNIGIKEPEQVLRLNNIINDLALDASSTGSAIAWAMELYQRGIIDRKTTGGLDLRWGNYPVIEQLLFLTAKCEGFGATIAASTRAVEKGLYPPEALDYCMASKGLFQSDPHDARILKAFALGLAVATRGMDHLRNRATLEINARINDDAAFKTALYGGLVSPEPTSYLGKEYAVRRCENTFAVGDALGMCRFNTKLFNSPNTPDLEDFAEQLTALTGLDFSAAQLDEIGRSITGLERMLNFRLGLRGADDSLPPRWFEEPIKVGPFTGEKLDRRQFAALKQRFYQLTGLNSEGVPTLDWHRQIAQIVTGYHITVKFPHELFGIPEQGIIVDKQVANLAELRQLLRHKLPEARTLLNDANLNIILNGQMILAGEDQTEIPNGSEVCLLSYVAGG from the coding sequence ATGCATATCAGACAGCGTGTCGAACAACTCTTAAAGCGCATGCATGAGCAGCCGCAGTACCCCAGCCAGGGTGCCGTGCTCTTCGTTGATCTTGAAAACCGCAGTTTTCAGCGTGGCTATTTGCCGCTGACGATGGTGCAGAATTTTCTGGCCGGGCGCGGTGGCAACATGGTGCTGCTTTACAACCTGCTGCAGGAAGAGAAGGACGCACTCGACCCCGAGGTACCGCTGATCTTCGGGGCCGGGGTCTTGACCAGCCATATGCCCGCGGCCACCCGCGGCAACGTCACCAGCCGCTCGCCGGAGAGTCGCGCGATCCTCGACAGCAACGCCGGCGATTACTTCCCCAGCTATCTCAAACGTCAGGGCTACGACCATCTGGTCTTGTATGGGCGTAATCCGCAGTGGACCCTGCTTAAAATTGAGCAGGAGCGGGTGTTATTTCTTGATGCCAGCCCCTATCACGGCATGGATAATATCGAATTTACAGCCGCAATCGAACGGGATTTTGTTTGTCATGAGCGCAAGGATCTGGCGATGGCGCGGATCAGTAGCGCCGGTGAAAATCAGGTGCTGTGCAGCGGGATCATGGCGGGTGAAAAAGCGATCTGGGGGCGCGGCGGCGGCGGCGCCAAGATGGGTTCCCTGCACCTGAAGGCGATCCTCATCCAGGGGAAACCCCCGGAATTTGAACTTTCGGCGGCGCACAAACAGCAGAACCGTGAACTGGGTAAAAAAATTCTCAGTGCGAGTGTGGTTCAGAACGCGCTGAAAAAGGTCGGTACGCCCTTCCTCTACAAGCCGAGCCGGGTGCTGGGGGCGATGGGGACAAAGAACAATCAGGAGACCACCTGGTTCGACAGCCTGGATGCGGATAACTTTGACCCCTATCGCCCGGGGATGAGCGGCTGCTACAGATGCCCGGTCTGTTGCCGGGCGAATAACGACATGCTCCCCGGTGGCAAAGGGGGCTGGGGTGCCAGCGCCTTGACCGGTCTCAACGGCAACGCCAGTTATGACAAAGAGCAGAGCGCCCTGGAACATCACAAGCGCCGCAGCTACAACGGCATTAACCACGATGGCAAGTTCGACAAGTACGACAAGGGGGAAGGACCCGAATATATCATCGTCGGTAAATTCGGACCCAATATCGGCATTAAGGAGCCCGAGCAGGTATTAAGGCTCAACAATATCATCAACGATCTGGCTCTCGACGCCAGCAGCACCGGCAGCGCCATCGCCTGGGCGATGGAACTTTATCAGCGCGGTATCATCGACCGGAAGACCACCGGTGGGCTGGATTTGCGTTGGGGGAACTATCCGGTCATCGAGCAGCTGCTGTTTCTGACCGCCAAATGCGAGGGCTTCGGCGCGACCATCGCCGCCTCCACGCGCGCCGTCGAAAAAGGGCTATATCCGCCCGAAGCCCTTGATTACTGCATGGCCTCCAAGGGGCTGTTTCAGTCCGACCCCCACGATGCACGGATCCTCAAGGCTTTCGCCCTGGGGTTGGCGGTGGCGACACGCGGCATGGACCATCTGCGCAACCGCGCGACCCTCGAGATCAACGCGCGGATCAACGATGACGCCGCCTTCAAGACCGCACTCTACGGAGGGCTGGTTTCGCCCGAACCGACCTCCTACCTTGGGAAGGAGTACGCGGTCCGGCGTTGTGAAAACACCTTTGCCGTCGGTGATGCGCTCGGCATGTGCCGCTTTAATACCAAGCTCTTTAATTCACCCAATACCCCTGACCTTGAAGACTTTGCCGAGCAGTTGACCGCCCTGACCGGCCTCGATTTTAGCGCTGCACAGTTGGATGAAATCGGGCGCAGCATCACTGGCCTCGAGCGGATGCTTAACTTTCGTCTCGGCCTGCGCGGAGCGGATGACAGTCTGCCGCCGCGCTGGTTCGAAGAGCCGATCAAGGTCGGTCCCTTTACCGGTGAAAAGCTTGATCGCCGGCAGTTTGCCGCGCTTAAACAGCGGTTCTATCAGCTGACCGGTCTGAACAGCGAGGGTGTTCCGACTCTGGACTGGCACCGTCAGATTGCCCAAATCGTGACCGGGTACCACATCACGGTCAAATTTCCCCATGAGCTTTTCGGCATCCCGGAACAGGGCATTATTGTCGATAAGCAGGTCGCAAATCTGGCCGAGTTGCGCCAGCTTTTGCGCCACAAGCTGCCTGAGGCCAGGACGCTCTTGAACGATGCGAACCTCAATATCATCCTCAACGGTCAGATGATTCTGGCGGGCGAAGACCAGACTGAAATTCCTAACGGGAGTGAAGTCTGTCTGCTCTCCTACGTGGCCGGAGGCTAG
- a CDS encoding alpha/beta fold hydrolase, protein MQETQGFFSIDGRQLEYQLFAPSKPCDLTLVLLHEGLGCVAMWKDFPRQLAELTGCSVLSYSRAGYGGSDPCPLPRPLNFMHHEALDVLPKILTAAAIEQAVLIGHSDGASIALIHAGGLVDPRILGLVLMAPHVFVEELTLASIRAAKVAYEKTDLRARLTRYHNANVDCAFFGWNQVWLDPDFRDWNLEAYLPQIEVPVLLIQGEDDNYGTVRQLEAIQTQLSGNGELLLLPECGHSPSRDRPAETLRAITDFLQHHFKVVS, encoded by the coding sequence ATGCAGGAGACTCAGGGGTTTTTCTCCATTGATGGGCGGCAGCTCGAGTATCAGCTGTTCGCCCCGTCCAAACCCTGTGATCTGACCCTGGTGCTGCTGCATGAAGGGTTGGGCTGTGTCGCGATGTGGAAGGATTTTCCGCGTCAGCTTGCCGAACTGACTGGTTGTTCAGTGCTCAGCTACAGCCGCGCCGGGTATGGCGGCTCGGATCCTTGCCCCCTGCCCCGGCCCCTCAACTTCATGCACCATGAAGCGCTCGACGTTCTGCCGAAAATACTCACTGCTGCGGCAATAGAACAAGCCGTACTGATCGGTCACAGCGACGGGGCCTCTATCGCCCTGATCCACGCCGGCGGACTTGTCGACCCGCGCATTTTGGGGCTGGTTCTGATGGCCCCGCATGTCTTCGTCGAGGAGCTCACCCTGGCCAGTATTCGTGCGGCCAAAGTCGCCTACGAAAAAACAGATCTGCGCGCGCGGCTGACGCGTTATCATAACGCTAACGTCGATTGTGCCTTTTTCGGCTGGAATCAGGTCTGGCTCGATCCGGATTTTCGGGATTGGAATCTTGAAGCCTATCTGCCGCAGATTGAGGTTCCGGTGTTGCTGATCCAGGGTGAAGATGACAACTACGGTACTGTCCGACAGTTAGAAGCCATCCAGACGCAACTCTCAGGGAATGGGGAGCTGCTGCTCCTGCCTGAATGTGGACACTCTCCCAGTCGTGACCGGCCGGCAGAGACACTGCGGGCCATCACTGATTTTCTGCAGCATCATTTCAAGGTGGTCTCCTAG
- a CDS encoding YgaP family membrane protein produces MTVNRYLRMIAGFFVVLSVVLSQIYSPNWLYFTGFVGLNLFQSAFTKWCPMISILRKLGVADD; encoded by the coding sequence ATGACCGTAAATCGTTATCTGCGTATGATCGCAGGTTTTTTTGTTGTATTGAGCGTTGTGCTCTCTCAGATATATTCCCCCAACTGGCTCTATTTTACTGGCTTTGTCGGATTGAATCTGTTTCAGAGCGCTTTTACTAAATGGTGTCCGATGATCAGTATCCTGCGGAAGCTGGGTGTTGCCGACGACTGA
- a CDS encoding methyl-accepting chemotaxis protein, which produces MGFRVKAEISYLKKVFFFTHLMGLLAAVLFPFIASLMVGEAALQAPFILLCIFFGYGLAVSSFLFVRSSLKKQLRQQLIMLMPLTGEIQISDESIESLSRALEKGVLQTQSLVEKMLSTADQLIPYYRSLGEASYYLVDRAKDGLLASKATRKDVEVMELKQSDVQAMMQQLSHRTQDEAALSRQLSASLEEMAMAMDHSTVKFLETTTAVEEMTASVREVANQADEITRSVEGTAQSLDIIGESFEKIRKGAALSNESVQQVKTDAENGLAMMKQSMQETEQIVAESAQATTAMERLSKQAQQVSKIIGVIKNLVSDTELLAFNAAIIAAKAGDEGKSFAVVAEEIKDLADRTTSSAQDIQQIIQAIRQDTDVALGAVETTAERIAQGRVLALNTDSALQKIVSSVVLASSATDEINRLTISQGSEAQNLLKDAVTSLRSVRAVARAVKEQRTGISRIQDGVTEMKSAADQVTRGMEEQVRATRELDRGLAEREEQVVVMNEANRFQQQAAQRLISHFNAAETRLGKNLSRASAISDEIAELEKLTSQLHKMGSSLKLNIDN; this is translated from the coding sequence ATGGGGTTCAGAGTAAAGGCCGAAATCAGCTACCTGAAGAAGGTCTTCTTCTTCACCCATCTGATGGGCCTGCTTGCAGCGGTTCTGTTCCCTTTTATCGCCAGTCTGATGGTCGGTGAAGCCGCCCTGCAGGCACCTTTTATTCTTCTCTGTATTTTTTTCGGCTATGGCCTGGCGGTTTCATCCTTTCTGTTTGTACGCAGCTCTCTCAAAAAACAGCTTCGCCAACAGCTAATCATGTTGATGCCCTTGACCGGTGAAATTCAGATCAGTGACGAATCGATCGAAAGCCTGTCGCGTGCCCTGGAGAAAGGGGTTCTGCAGACACAGTCGCTTGTCGAGAAGATGCTGAGTACCGCCGATCAGCTGATCCCATATTATCGCAGTCTCGGTGAGGCCAGTTATTACCTGGTCGATCGGGCCAAAGATGGGCTTTTGGCCTCCAAGGCGACGCGCAAAGATGTGGAAGTGATGGAATTAAAACAATCCGATGTGCAGGCCATGATGCAGCAGCTTTCACACCGCACCCAGGATGAAGCGGCCCTCTCCCGACAACTCTCGGCCTCGCTCGAAGAGATGGCGATGGCGATGGATCACTCAACGGTTAAATTTCTCGAAACAACCACGGCGGTCGAAGAGATGACCGCCAGCGTGCGGGAAGTTGCCAATCAAGCGGATGAGATTACACGCTCGGTCGAGGGGACTGCCCAGTCCCTGGATATTATCGGTGAATCCTTCGAGAAGATCCGTAAAGGGGCCGCGCTGAGTAACGAATCGGTTCAACAAGTCAAGACCGATGCCGAAAACGGTCTGGCGATGATGAAACAATCGATGCAGGAGACCGAACAGATCGTGGCCGAGAGCGCCCAGGCGACGACGGCGATGGAGCGCTTGTCCAAACAAGCCCAACAGGTCAGCAAAATCATCGGCGTTATCAAGAATCTGGTCAGTGACACCGAACTTCTCGCCTTTAACGCCGCCATAATCGCCGCCAAAGCTGGGGACGAGGGCAAGAGCTTTGCGGTCGTCGCTGAAGAGATCAAAGACCTGGCCGACCGGACAACCTCAAGCGCACAGGATATCCAGCAGATTATTCAGGCAATCCGGCAAGATACCGATGTGGCCCTCGGTGCGGTTGAAACCACCGCAGAACGAATCGCCCAGGGACGCGTGCTCGCCCTGAACACCGACAGCGCCTTACAGAAAATTGTCAGCTCCGTGGTACTCGCATCCTCGGCCACCGATGAAATAAATCGACTCACCATCAGTCAGGGGAGCGAAGCGCAAAATCTGCTTAAGGACGCGGTGACCAGCCTGCGCTCGGTCAGGGCAGTCGCCCGCGCCGTGAAGGAACAGCGGACCGGTATCAGCCGGATTCAGGATGGTGTCACCGAGATGAAGTCTGCCGCAGATCAGGTCACCCGCGGCATGGAAGAGCAGGTTAGAGCGACCCGGGAACTCGACCGCGGCCTTGCCGAACGTGAAGAACAGGTTGTCGTCATGAATGAGGCGAACCGGTTTCAACAGCAGGCCGCCCAGCGCCTGATCAGCCATTTCAATGCGGCAGAAACACGCCTCGGGAAAAACCTTTCCCGCGCATCGGCAATCTCCGATGAAATTGCCGAACTCGAAAAGCTGACCTCACAACTGCATAAAATGGGAAGCTCGCTCAAACTTAACATTGATAACTGA
- a CDS encoding DsbC family protein, whose protein sequence is MRAFFFLPLFVLLLLPQSLLAATVDIAQALRQDYPKLKFQKVTPGPFAGIYQVVVDESEIVYYVPAGGYLVTGEIWTPDAKNLTQQAKAELMTQKAGLFPLDKALVIGKGPHQVIEIVDPDCPYCREGSAFFAGRKDVTRYIYLFPLNIHPHAEAKAAYILSAKDPASAYEDVMGGVFDTQPLPDYKDNGLLKEHQLLGQKLGIHGTPQYWVDGRYVPGSNLKLIAQILSDKQN, encoded by the coding sequence ATGCGCGCCTTCTTTTTTCTGCCACTGTTTGTGTTGCTCCTGTTGCCTCAGTCTCTGCTGGCGGCGACGGTAGATATTGCCCAGGCTCTGCGTCAGGATTATCCGAAGCTTAAATTTCAGAAGGTGACGCCTGGTCCCTTCGCCGGGATTTATCAGGTTGTTGTCGATGAGAGTGAGATCGTTTATTACGTCCCGGCCGGCGGCTATCTGGTGACCGGTGAAATCTGGACGCCCGATGCAAAAAATCTGACCCAGCAGGCCAAAGCCGAGTTAATGACCCAGAAGGCGGGGCTGTTCCCCCTCGACAAGGCGCTGGTGATCGGTAAGGGCCCCCATCAGGTGATCGAGATCGTCGATCCTGATTGCCCCTATTGTCGCGAAGGCTCAGCCTTTTTCGCCGGACGCAAAGATGTCACGCGTTATATCTATCTCTTTCCGCTCAATATCCATCCTCATGCTGAAGCGAAAGCAGCTTATATTCTCTCGGCCAAGGATCCGGCAAGCGCTTATGAAGATGTGATGGGCGGCGTCTTCGACACACAGCCTCTTCCGGACTATAAGGATAACGGCCTGCTGAAGGAGCATCAGCTCCTCGGCCAAAAGCTGGGCATCCACGGCACCCCGCAGTACTGGGTTGACGGGCGCTATGTGCCGGGGTCGAATCTGAAGTTGATCGCGCAGATATTAAGTGACAAACAGAACTGA